One Thalassospira marina DNA window includes the following coding sequences:
- a CDS encoding enoyl-CoA hydratase/isomerase family protein has translation MMTDAGLIADIAGGIATVTIRQPERKNALTKPMWAELSRMIADLGARDDLRCIVIRGGDGAGFGAGADIHEFVRERRGFNKARDYGLLHAEALQNIQSCMHPVIAAIDGVCVGASLVLAAACDFRIAADDARFMMPPMKLGATLGYPELQILLDVLGRATLMEVLFEGQMFDASRALQVGLVSQVVPLADFDTEIENVSLRIARGAPISQRMHKKMINRLTEGGTISSREFDEAYLAFDSDDFEEGYSAFLEKRKPVFQGR, from the coding sequence ATGATGACTGATGCCGGACTGATCGCCGATATTGCCGGGGGTATTGCCACTGTCACCATCCGCCAGCCAGAGCGTAAAAATGCCCTGACCAAGCCGATGTGGGCGGAACTTTCGCGCATGATTGCCGATTTGGGCGCACGCGATGATTTGCGCTGCATCGTTATTCGGGGCGGCGACGGGGCCGGTTTTGGGGCCGGGGCCGATATTCATGAATTTGTGCGCGAACGGCGCGGGTTTAACAAGGCGCGCGATTACGGCCTTTTGCATGCCGAGGCTTTGCAAAACATTCAGTCCTGCATGCATCCGGTCATTGCGGCGATTGATGGGGTTTGTGTTGGCGCATCCCTGGTGCTGGCGGCGGCCTGTGATTTTCGCATTGCCGCGGATGATGCGCGCTTCATGATGCCGCCCATGAAACTGGGCGCGACACTGGGTTATCCCGAACTGCAAATTCTGCTCGATGTGCTGGGCCGCGCGACTTTGATGGAAGTTCTGTTTGAAGGCCAGATGTTTGATGCCAGCCGCGCCCTGCAGGTCGGGCTGGTCAGCCAGGTGGTGCCGCTTGCCGATTTTGACACTGAAATTGAAAATGTCAGCCTGCGCATTGCCCGGGGTGCGCCGATCAGCCAGCGTATGCACAAAAAAATGATCAACCGCCTGACCGAAGGTGGCACCATTTCCTCCCGCGAATTTGACGAGGCCTATCTGGCCTTTGACAGCGATGATTTCGAAGAAGGCTATTCCGCGTTCCTGGAAAAACGCAAACCGGTATTCCAGGGACGCTAG
- a CDS encoding DinB family protein produces the protein MPLMDFDACGQVLARYNHWQNRIVFGLCAQMDDAARHTKRDLFFGTIHATLHHILYVDQRILTLLAGSNPGAYDPAQLPAPDFATLRCLREKTDAAILKCTDPDSPKDWQCKTFHQIEHDRVEGDRVGRNIIARDIPLQVYFLHMFNHQTHHRSQVTSALYQLGLDYGVTGMPFTPEMPQPTFENRNNHMPLMDFNACGRELARYNSWQNRVLFDLCDQIGDDARRADRGMFFGSIHATLNHILYIDQRITTLLKGGNPGAFTPTIIIADDFAELRKMREEMDAFLETLTDPENTGWQENIRTLADVTGKVRDVPLQVLYMQIFNHQTHHRSQITSELHKMGVDYGITDVPLTPGMPF, from the coding sequence ATGCCATTAATGGATTTTGATGCCTGCGGCCAGGTCCTGGCCCGTTATAATCACTGGCAAAATCGCATTGTCTTTGGCCTGTGCGCCCAAATGGACGATGCCGCCCGGCATACGAAACGCGACCTGTTTTTTGGCACCATCCATGCGACCCTTCATCATATCCTGTATGTCGATCAGCGAATTTTAACCCTGCTAGCAGGGAGTAATCCCGGTGCCTATGACCCGGCACAATTGCCCGCGCCCGATTTCGCGACGCTGCGCTGTTTGCGCGAAAAAACCGATGCCGCCATTTTGAAATGCACCGATCCTGACAGCCCCAAAGACTGGCAATGCAAAACATTCCATCAAATCGAACACGATAGGGTCGAGGGCGATAGGGTCGGACGCAATATAATCGCACGCGATATTCCCTTGCAGGTTTATTTTCTGCATATGTTCAATCATCAGACCCACCATCGTTCGCAGGTCACCAGCGCGCTTTACCAATTGGGTCTGGATTACGGTGTGACGGGGATGCCCTTTACACCGGAAATGCCCCAACCGACTTTTGAAAACAGGAACAATCACATGCCATTGATGGATTTTAACGCCTGCGGGCGCGAGCTGGCCCGCTATAATAGCTGGCAAAACCGGGTCCTGTTTGATTTATGCGACCAGATCGGCGATGACGCCCGCCGCGCGGATCGCGGCATGTTTTTTGGCTCCATCCATGCCACGCTTAATCATATTCTTTATATCGATCAACGCATTACCACCCTGCTTAAAGGCGGTAATCCGGGGGCTTTCACGCCGACCATCATCATTGCCGATGATTTTGCCGAACTGCGTAAAATGCGCGAAGAAATGGATGCGTTTCTGGAAACCCTGACCGATCCCGAAAATACTGGCTGGCAGGAAAATATCCGCACCCTTGCCGATGTCACCGGCAAAGTACGCGATGTGCCGCTTCAGGTGCTTTATATGCAAATCTTCAATCACCAAACCCATCACCGGTCGCAAATTACCAGTGAATTGCACAAAATGGGCGTGGATTACGGCATTACCGATGTGCCGTTAACACCAGGCATGCCTTTTTGA
- a CDS encoding multidrug effflux MFS transporter, with amino-acid sequence MNSPAVSLNTKRLAILLAALTAIAPFAIDTYLPAIPAMAKDFGAPIHDVEVSISCFLIGFALGQLTGGPMSDRVGRRPVALTGLAIYVFASAIILTVQSPLALNIMRFVQAIGGGFALVIVGASVRDLFDGKEAARMFALIAVIMMIAPLVAPTVGAGLLAFSSWRSIFVLLVIYGSVMLVIIWMKLPETTKLRPRYAGPARRVWWTYLEVLRTRNAVGFMLAHTGASAVMFSFLTDSPFMYIDYFGVDAAHFPYLFGANVLTIVFCNRINNPLLKRMECHQILAIGVVVQLVAAASLFVACNFFTPSLYVVVPLVMVSVGAIGLTAPNATASFMQYFPHIGGTATALMGTMQFSCGALAGVFLGWLHSFEDGLWPVTTCMLGFGIFANLMTHLVAKPKQATENTAIAA; translated from the coding sequence ATGAACAGCCCTGCTGTGTCGCTAAATACCAAACGGCTTGCCATTTTGCTGGCCGCCCTGACGGCCATCGCACCCTTTGCGATTGATACCTACCTGCCTGCCATTCCGGCCATGGCAAAGGATTTTGGCGCGCCCATTCACGATGTCGAAGTTTCGATCAGTTGCTTTCTGATCGGCTTTGCCCTTGGCCAGCTTACCGGCGGCCCGATGTCGGATCGTGTCGGCCGTCGCCCCGTCGCCCTGACCGGCCTTGCCATTTACGTTTTTGCCAGCGCCATCATCCTGACGGTGCAAAGCCCGCTTGCGCTCAATATCATGCGCTTTGTCCAGGCGATTGGCGGCGGTTTTGCCCTGGTGATTGTTGGCGCGTCGGTCCGTGACCTGTTTGACGGCAAGGAAGCCGCGCGCATGTTTGCGCTGATCGCGGTCATCATGATGATTGCACCGCTGGTCGCCCCGACGGTGGGGGCTGGCCTGCTGGCCTTTTCAAGCTGGCGGTCGATCTTTGTGTTGCTGGTGATTTATGGCAGCGTGATGCTGGTCATCATCTGGATGAAACTGCCCGAAACCACCAAACTGCGCCCACGTTATGCTGGCCCGGCCCGGCGTGTATGGTGGACCTATCTGGAAGTTTTGCGCACCCGCAATGCGGTTGGCTTCATGCTGGCCCATACCGGCGCAAGTGCGGTGATGTTCAGCTTCCTGACCGATTCCCCCTTTATGTATATCGACTATTTCGGTGTCGATGCCGCGCATTTCCCGTATCTGTTCGGGGCGAATGTGCTGACCATCGTGTTTTGCAACCGCATCAATAACCCGCTGCTAAAACGCATGGAATGCCATCAAATCCTTGCGATTGGCGTTGTGGTGCAGCTGGTGGCGGCGGCCTCACTGTTTGTTGCCTGCAACTTCTTTACCCCGTCGCTTTATGTGGTGGTGCCACTGGTCATGGTTTCGGTGGGCGCCATTGGCCTGACTGCCCCCAATGCGACAGCATCCTTCATGCAGTATTTCCCGCATATTGGCGGCACGGCCACCGCCCTTATGGGCACCATGCAATTTTCCTGCGGTGCACTGGCCGGGGTTTTCCTGGGCTGGCTGCACAGCTTTGAAGATGGTCTGTGGCCGGTAACCACCTGCATGCTGGGCTTTGGCATTTTTGCCAATCTGATGACGCATCTGGTCGCCAAACCCAAACAGGCCACCGAAAACACCGCAATTGCCGCCTGA
- a CDS encoding TRAP transporter large permease, which yields MTIAFLFVLLFALMAFGAPIALSLGVSSLATILLFGNDSLATLAEKLFSGMEHYTLLAIPYFILASTFLSTGGVARRLINFAVNSVGWFPGGLAMASVLACMLFAAVSGSSPATVVAIGSIVIGGMVRSGYPQNFAAGVICNAGTLGILIPPSIVMVVYAAATQVSVGRMFLGGVIPGLMVGIMLMLAIFVVAKVKNLPKQDRPSLGEWGGSLLSASGGLFLVILIMGGIYGGAFTPTEAAAVASFYAMLVAVLFYRDMGPIKDQPWMPAGGNTSFGAVASRNLGLMGKAIVLLPFDKDIRHVLLEAGKVTIMLMFIIANAMLFAHVLTTERIPHTIAEAIIGWGLPAWGFLIVVNIILLVAGNFMEPSAILMIMAPILFPIAMKLGIDPIHLGIIMVVNMEIGMITPPVGLNLFVTSGITGMPLLKVVRAAFPWLMILLVFLIIITYIPAISTWLPTLLMGPEKVMNY from the coding sequence ATGACCATTGCATTCCTGTTTGTTCTGCTTTTTGCCCTAATGGCGTTTGGTGCCCCCATCGCCCTGTCGCTGGGTGTGTCCTCGCTGGCAACCATCCTGCTTTTTGGCAATGACAGCCTGGCAACCCTGGCAGAAAAACTTTTCAGCGGGATGGAGCATTACACCCTTCTCGCCATTCCCTATTTCATTCTGGCCTCCACCTTCCTGTCGACCGGTGGGGTGGCCCGCCGCCTGATCAACTTTGCCGTCAATTCCGTGGGCTGGTTCCCCGGCGGGCTGGCAATGGCATCGGTTCTGGCCTGTATGCTGTTTGCGGCCGTCTCCGGCTCCTCCCCGGCAACGGTGGTGGCCATTGGCTCCATCGTGATCGGGGGCATGGTCCGTTCGGGCTATCCGCAAAACTTTGCCGCCGGTGTGATCTGTAACGCCGGGACGCTGGGCATTCTTATTCCGCCATCGATCGTGATGGTGGTGTATGCCGCGGCAACCCAGGTGTCGGTTGGCCGCATGTTCCTGGGCGGGGTTATTCCCGGCCTGATGGTGGGCATCATGCTGATGCTGGCGATTTTTGTGGTCGCCAAGGTTAAAAACCTGCCCAAACAGGACCGACCCAGCCTCGGCGAATGGGGCGGCAGCCTGCTTTCCGCATCGGGCGGCCTGTTCCTGGTCATTCTGATCATGGGTGGCATTTATGGTGGGGCCTTCACCCCGACCGAAGCCGCGGCCGTTGCCTCGTTCTATGCCATGCTTGTTGCGGTGTTGTTTTACCGCGACATGGGTCCGATCAAGGACCAGCCCTGGATGCCCGCTGGTGGCAATACCAGCTTTGGCGCGGTTGCCTCACGCAATCTGGGCCTGATGGGCAAGGCGATTGTTCTGTTGCCGTTTGACAAGGACATCCGCCACGTTCTGCTTGAAGCCGGCAAAGTGACCATCATGCTGATGTTCATCATTGCCAATGCCATGCTGTTTGCCCATGTGCTGACGACCGAACGCATCCCGCACACCATCGCCGAAGCCATCATTGGCTGGGGCCTTCCGGCCTGGGGTTTCCTGATTGTCGTCAATATCATCCTGCTGGTTGCCGGTAACTTCATGGAACCGTCCGCCATCCTGATGATCATGGCGCCGATCCTGTTCCCGATTGCGATGAAGCTGGGGATCGATCCGATCCATCTAGGCATCATCATGGTGGTGAATATGGAAATCGGCATGATCACGCCGCCGGTGGGGCTGAACCTGTTTGTCACATCGGGCATAACAGGCATGCCGTTGCTTAAAGTGGTGCGCGCAGCCTTCCCGTGGCTGATGATCCTTCTGGTCTTCCTGATCATCATCACCTATATCCCCGCCATTTCCACATGGCTTCCGACCCTGCTGATGGGCCCGGAAAAGGTGATGAATTACTAG
- a CDS encoding TRAP transporter small permease, giving the protein MISTVVTRLEEGFIALLLAAMTTLTFANVIARYVFNSGITWALEMTQFLFAWLILFGMSYGVKIGSHIGVDALVKLFPATLQRIIGLIIVAAGLLYCFWITKGGWELVAFNHMLEMEAEDSPLMLWVVYLIMPVGGALLAFRLAQVAWRIITGKQTGFTLADEAREAIDQLGGQADVNDDAKGGSSRSAS; this is encoded by the coding sequence ATGATCTCGACGGTCGTTACCCGGCTGGAGGAGGGCTTCATAGCCCTCCTGCTTGCCGCCATGACTACACTTACCTTCGCCAATGTCATTGCCCGGTATGTGTTCAATTCCGGCATTACCTGGGCGCTGGAAATGACCCAGTTCCTGTTTGCCTGGCTGATCCTGTTTGGCATGTCCTACGGGGTCAAGATTGGCAGTCATATTGGTGTTGATGCGCTGGTGAAACTGTTTCCGGCAACCCTGCAGCGCATTATCGGCCTGATCATTGTTGCAGCAGGCCTGCTTTACTGCTTCTGGATTACCAAAGGGGGCTGGGAACTGGTCGCCTTTAACCACATGCTGGAAATGGAAGCCGAAGATTCCCCGCTGATGCTCTGGGTGGTCTATCTGATCATGCCGGTGGGCGGTGCGCTGCTGGCATTCCGTCTTGCACAGGTTGCCTGGCGGATCATTACCGGCAAGCAGACCGGCTTTACCCTGGCTGACGAAGCCCGCGAAGCCATCGACCAGCTTGGCGGTCAGGCCGATGTCAATGACGATGCAAAGGGCGGGTCATCCCGTTCCGCATCCTAA
- a CDS encoding TRAP transporter substrate-binding protein: protein MRPVTKKILIASAAMLAGLGMAYNASAQEVIKFAHVVAPNTPKGKAADYFKKRAEEILGDKVKVEIYPNSQLFDDDKVLPAILRGDVQFGAPSLAKFGKWTKKLGIYDLPFLFKDMDAVSCFQDSDNGKGLFDSMSSKGLTGVGYWHNGLKQLSANKPLREPADAKGLKFRIQSSDVLAAQFEAVGAVPQKMAFAETYSALQTGVVDGQENTWSNIYSQKFYEVQDYITESNHGLLDYMVVTSTKWWEGLDPEIRDGLTQAMQEATEYGNGLSAELTAEQRKEVLDSGETELVELSDAQFKDWQTAMKPVWNQFADQIGQDLIDAAAACNK, encoded by the coding sequence ATGCGTCCGGTTACTAAAAAGATTCTGATCGCAAGCGCTGCAATGCTGGCTGGCCTCGGCATGGCTTATAATGCTTCGGCTCAGGAAGTTATCAAATTTGCGCACGTTGTTGCTCCGAACACCCCGAAGGGCAAAGCTGCCGATTACTTCAAAAAGCGTGCAGAAGAAATCCTTGGCGACAAGGTTAAAGTCGAAATCTACCCGAACTCCCAGCTGTTCGATGACGACAAGGTTCTGCCGGCAATTCTGCGTGGCGACGTCCAGTTTGGCGCACCGTCACTTGCCAAATTCGGCAAATGGACCAAAAAGCTCGGCATTTACGACCTTCCGTTCCTGTTCAAAGACATGGATGCCGTTTCCTGCTTCCAGGACAGCGACAACGGCAAAGGCCTGTTTGATTCCATGTCCAGCAAAGGTCTGACCGGTGTTGGTTACTGGCATAATGGCTTAAAACAGCTTTCGGCCAACAAGCCGCTGCGCGAACCGGCAGATGCCAAAGGCCTTAAATTCCGTATTCAAAGCTCGGACGTTCTGGCTGCACAGTTTGAAGCTGTCGGTGCCGTTCCCCAGAAAATGGCTTTCGCTGAAACCTACTCTGCCCTGCAGACCGGTGTTGTCGATGGTCAGGAAAACACCTGGTCGAACATCTATTCCCAGAAGTTCTACGAAGTTCAGGATTACATCACCGAATCCAACCATGGCCTGCTTGACTACATGGTCGTCACCTCGACCAAATGGTGGGAAGGTCTGGATCCGGAAATCCGCGATGGTCTGACCCAGGCCATGCAGGAAGCCACCGAATATGGCAATGGCCTGTCGGCTGAGCTGACCGCTGAACAGCGCAAAGAAGTTCTGGATTCTGGCGAAACCGAACTGGTTGAACTGTCTGATGCACAGTTCAAGGACTGGCAGACTGCAATGAAGCCGGTTTGGAACCAGTTTGCCGACCAGATCGGTCAGGACCTGATCGACGCTGCCGCAGCCTGCAACAAGTAA
- a CDS encoding sigma-54-dependent transcriptional regulator, whose product MTHPCEHVLFVDDDADVREAAQQTLELADIPVECFEKPEQALERIAKGWPGILVTDIRMPKMTGMELLEQTVAIDAEMPVILVTGHGDVATAVKAMRSGAFDFIEKPFAPDYFVDIVRRACAHRRLQSENRALKAELARHLPSSNGLIGRTPAMERLRSLIGNIANTNAHVLINGETGAGKEVVARTLHDMSGRTGPFVAINCGAVPENLIESELFGHEAGAFTGAERKRIGKFEFANKGTVFLDEIESMPLSLQIKLLRVLQERALERLGSNTVQPIDLRVVAATKVDLREAASRGEFREDLYYRLNVVQLHIPPLRDRKDDIPLLFQHFLKQAEDRFGRSFEPLSAEELARFSSYDWPGNVRELRNAAERRVLGLDSLTHDNAGSADATLPLPRQVEAFEKNLICEALRKHGGNVTATVATLGVPRKTFYDKLAKYDISPADFRNRVEND is encoded by the coding sequence GTGACTCACCCTTGCGAACATGTGCTGTTTGTCGACGACGATGCCGATGTGCGGGAAGCCGCACAACAAACTCTCGAACTGGCAGATATCCCTGTTGAATGCTTTGAAAAGCCTGAACAGGCGCTCGAACGTATCGCCAAGGGCTGGCCGGGCATTCTGGTGACCGATATTCGCATGCCGAAAATGACCGGCATGGAACTGCTGGAACAAACCGTTGCCATTGATGCGGAAATGCCGGTTATTCTGGTCACCGGGCATGGGGATGTGGCAACTGCGGTTAAGGCCATGCGCAGTGGCGCGTTTGATTTCATCGAAAAACCGTTCGCACCCGATTATTTCGTCGATATCGTGCGCCGCGCCTGTGCGCACCGCCGCCTGCAAAGCGAAAACCGCGCCCTAAAGGCCGAACTGGCCCGTCATTTGCCATCCAGCAACGGGCTGATTGGCCGCACCCCGGCCATGGAACGCCTGCGCAGCCTGATTGGCAATATCGCCAACACCAATGCCCATGTCCTGATCAATGGTGAAACCGGCGCAGGCAAAGAAGTTGTCGCCCGCACCCTGCATGACATGTCCGGGCGAACCGGGCCGTTTGTCGCCATCAATTGCGGCGCCGTGCCCGAAAACCTTATTGAATCCGAACTTTTCGGCCACGAAGCCGGTGCCTTTACCGGCGCGGAACGCAAACGCATCGGCAAGTTTGAATTTGCCAATAAGGGCACCGTCTTTCTTGATGAAATCGAAAGCATGCCGCTTTCCCTGCAAATCAAGCTTTTGCGCGTTTTGCAGGAACGCGCACTGGAACGCCTTGGCTCCAACACCGTGCAGCCCATTGATCTGCGCGTGGTTGCCGCCACCAAGGTTGACCTGCGCGAAGCCGCCTCTCGTGGTGAATTTCGCGAAGACCTTTATTACCGCCTCAATGTCGTCCAACTCCATATCCCGCCCCTGCGTGATCGCAAAGACGACATCCCGCTATTGTTCCAGCATTTCCTCAAACAGGCCGAAGACCGCTTTGGCCGCAGCTTTGAACCCCTAAGTGCCGAAGAACTGGCACGGTTTTCAAGCTATGACTGGCCAGGAAATGTGCGCGAACTGCGCAACGCTGCCGAACGCCGGGTATTGGGCCTTGATAGCCTGACCCACGATAATGCCGGCAGCGCCGATGCAACCCTGCCGCTGCCCCGCCAGGTCGAAGCATTTGAAAAAAACCTGATCTGCGAAGCATTGCGCAAGCATGGCGGCAATGTCACGGCAACCGTGGCAACGCTGGGTGTTCCGCGCAAAACCTTCTACGACAAACTGGCGAAATACGACATCTCCCCAGCCGATTTCCGCAACCGGGTCGAAAACGACTGA
- a CDS encoding sensor histidine kinase, which yields MLKTSQSVRRSARLVLVGMILLLPVTVFISMQGWRETRMVTLEEEGRNKLELYRSNLQGAIKEHEYLPITLASDRRILTLAGMHNPTAADTNEVNRYLEKLAADSGASDIYFMDNTGDTIAASNWNSNASFVGRNFSFRPYFKQAMGGNTGHYFAFGITSNVPGYYISHPVLTNGRDIAGVMVVKTHLETLVKRWARGGESVLVEDENGIVIISSHPEWRFRDLRGLPDGQRSAVLKSRKYGEYPLTAMPVTKGDWPRDGVMSTVELASIATETPTEHDTTPDDDRPADNAGTGNGNGTANTAPAHSNENISHSVAGFPAPAPETQHSIEPTSPAITRYLTIGSTLPRQGWRIFLLTDKTVLDQSILAAAFIAGAIHIIIMGTIFTLLQRRRAMLEQLEIRDWSQRELEHQVKLRTSDLMDTNLRLAEEITERQRTEDALRTAQAELVQAGKLAALGQMSAGIAHEINQPLTAIRSYADNARQFFSRGQTEPVERNLTRISELTERMGRITNHLKTFARRPEYDSGPVDVAHAIQKAIDLVRETGRIGNAVINFPRPDGAVHVIAEETQLEQVFVNLLTNAADASRDQDDACIDLEITRASDRILVTVRDNGSGISDQTMRQLFDPFFTTKPFGDGLGLGLSICYGILRSFGGTIRAENLPGPDGGACFIVELRPANISGSAHSGRNGSTKAKAGAKTPVRDLAFHTTDTLDAPASGGPVNETQITGNATTTLSPSVPRPKDKQ from the coding sequence ATGCTGAAAACATCACAATCCGTACGCCGCAGTGCGCGCCTTGTGCTGGTGGGCATGATTTTGCTGTTGCCGGTCACGGTCTTTATCAGCATGCAGGGCTGGCGGGAAACCCGCATGGTCACCCTCGAAGAAGAAGGCCGCAACAAACTGGAACTTTACCGTTCCAACCTGCAAGGGGCGATCAAGGAACACGAATATCTGCCCATTACCCTGGCATCGGACCGGCGCATTCTAACCCTTGCGGGTATGCATAACCCAACCGCGGCTGACACCAACGAAGTAAACCGCTATCTGGAAAAACTCGCTGCCGATAGTGGCGCCTCCGACATCTATTTTATGGATAATACCGGCGACACGATTGCCGCTAGCAACTGGAACAGCAACGCCTCCTTTGTCGGTCGCAATTTCAGTTTCCGCCCCTATTTCAAACAGGCCATGGGCGGCAATACCGGGCATTATTTTGCCTTTGGCATCACATCAAACGTGCCAGGCTATTATATTTCCCATCCGGTGCTGACCAACGGGCGCGATATTGCCGGGGTGATGGTGGTTAAAACCCACCTTGAAACCCTCGTCAAACGCTGGGCACGCGGGGGCGAAAGTGTTCTGGTCGAAGACGAAAACGGCATCGTCATTATTTCTTCGCACCCGGAATGGCGTTTCCGCGATTTGCGCGGCCTGCCCGATGGCCAGCGCAGCGCTGTTTTAAAATCGCGCAAATATGGCGAATATCCCCTAACGGCAATGCCCGTTACCAAGGGCGACTGGCCCCGTGATGGCGTTATGTCCACGGTTGAACTGGCTTCCATCGCCACCGAAACCCCAACCGAACACGACACCACACCCGATGACGACCGCCCTGCCGATAATGCTGGCACCGGAAATGGCAATGGCACAGCCAACACCGCCCCGGCGCACAGCAACGAAAATATCAGCCATTCGGTCGCCGGTTTCCCCGCCCCCGCACCGGAAACCCAACACAGCATTGAGCCCACATCACCGGCCATCACCCGTTACCTGACCATCGGCAGCACCCTGCCCCGTCAGGGCTGGCGTATTTTCCTGCTGACGGACAAAACCGTTCTCGATCAGTCCATTCTGGCGGCTGCCTTCATTGCCGGGGCGATCCATATCATTATCATGGGAACGATTTTCACCCTGCTGCAACGCCGCCGCGCCATGCTCGAACAGCTTGAAATTCGCGACTGGTCGCAACGCGAACTCGAACATCAGGTAAAACTGCGCACCTCCGACCTGATGGATACCAACCTGCGTTTGGCCGAAGAAATCACCGAACGCCAGCGCACCGAAGATGCCCTGCGCACCGCCCAGGCCGAATTGGTCCAGGCGGGCAAACTGGCCGCACTGGGCCAGATGTCCGCCGGGATCGCCCATGAAATCAACCAGCCCCTGACCGCCATTCGCAGCTATGCCGATAATGCCCGCCAGTTTTTTTCACGCGGCCAGACCGAACCGGTCGAACGCAACCTGACCCGCATTTCCGAGCTGACCGAACGCATGGGCCGCATCACCAACCACCTTAAAACCTTTGCCCGCCGCCCCGAATATGACAGCGGCCCGGTTGATGTCGCCCATGCCATTCAAAAGGCAATCGATCTGGTGCGTGAAACCGGGCGCATTGGCAACGCGGTTATCAATTTCCCTCGCCCCGATGGCGCGGTTCATGTCATCGCCGAAGAAACCCAGCTTGAACAGGTATTTGTCAATCTGCTCACCAACGCCGCCGATGCCAGCCGCGACCAGGATGATGCCTGCATCGATCTGGAAATAACCCGCGCAAGCGACCGTATCCTTGTCACCGTGCGCGATAACGGCTCTGGTATTTCCGACCAAACCATGCGCCAGCTTTTTGACCCGTTTTTCACCACCAAACCCTTTGGCGACGGGCTGGGCCTTGGGCTTTCAATCTGTTATGGCATTTTACGCAGTTTTGGCGGCACCATCCGTGCCGAAAACCTGCCAGGTCCCGATGGCGGGGCCTGTTTCATCGTCGAATTGCGCCCGGCCAATATATCCGGTTCGGCGCATTCCGGGCGCAATGGCTCGACGAAGGCGAAAGCCGGTGCTAAAACACCGGTCCGTGATCTTGCCTTTCACACTACCGATACCCTTGATGCCCCTGCATCCGGCGGGCCGGTAAATGAAACGCAAATCACAGGCAATGCCACAACCACCCTTTCGCCTTCCGTGCCGCGACCAAAGGATAAGCAGTGA
- a CDS encoding mitochondrial fission ELM1 family protein: MTETGKSRIWVLADDRAGNVNQAIGVAEAMACPFERIDIAYGVAARLPNFVRQASLLGVSPRSREKLCAPWPDLVIAAGRRTAPVARWIKKQSGGKTRICQIMRPDGGEREFDLIAVPAHDGVNPAQNVLTIPGAPHRISETRLVLEGKAWRSRFEGMPQPRIALIIGGSSKKTQFSAAMAREVTEIAIGAARQMQGSLLVTTSRRTGQENESLIADLLEQADVPFHLHGWNSADENPYFGYLALADILIVTGDSVSMCSEACAAHGGVYIYAPQGIAAPRHRRLHETLFNRGYARLLASNEVAGTAHLPVKLENFSHPSLQPARTVAQRCLELIGEAG, translated from the coding sequence ATGACTGAAACCGGAAAAAGCCGGATCTGGGTGCTGGCCGATGACCGGGCAGGGAATGTGAACCAGGCGATTGGCGTTGCCGAGGCCATGGCCTGCCCGTTTGAACGCATTGATATTGCCTATGGCGTTGCCGCCCGCCTGCCCAATTTTGTGCGCCAGGCATCGCTTTTGGGGGTAAGCCCGCGTTCACGCGAAAAGCTGTGTGCGCCCTGGCCGGACCTGGTGATTGCTGCTGGCCGACGGACGGCACCGGTGGCGCGCTGGATTAAAAAGCAAAGCGGCGGCAAAACCCGCATTTGCCAGATCATGCGGCCCGATGGCGGCGAACGCGAATTTGACCTGATCGCCGTTCCCGCCCATGACGGTGTTAACCCGGCGCAAAATGTTTTGACCATTCCCGGTGCGCCGCACCGCATTAGCGAGACGCGGCTGGTGCTGGAAGGCAAGGCATGGCGCAGCCGGTTTGAGGGCATGCCCCAGCCACGCATCGCCCTGATCATTGGGGGCAGTTCGAAAAAAACGCAATTTAGTGCCGCGATGGCGCGTGAAGTGACCGAAATTGCCATTGGCGCGGCCCGGCAAATGCAGGGATCGCTTCTGGTGACGACCAGCCGCCGCACCGGGCAGGAAAATGAAAGCCTGATTGCCGACCTTTTGGAACAGGCCGATGTGCCGTTTCATTTGCATGGCTGGAACAGCGCGGATGAAAACCCGTATTTTGGCTATTTGGCGCTGGCCGATATTTTGATTGTGACCGGAGATTCCGTTTCCATGTGCAGCGAAGCCTGTGCCGCGCATGGCGGGGTTTATATTTATGCCCCGCAGGGTATTGCCGCCCCGCGCCACCGCCGTTTGCATGAAACCCTGTTTAACCGTGGATATGCGCGCCTTCTGGCATCCAACGAAGTGGCGGGAACGGCACATTTGCCGGTGAAGCTGGAAAATTTCAGCCATCCGTCGCTGCAACCGGCACGGACGGTGGCCCAACGGTGCCTGGAGCTGATTGGTGAGGCGGGATAG